In Candidatus Polarisedimenticolia bacterium, a single genomic region encodes these proteins:
- a CDS encoding HlyD family efflux transporter periplasmic adaptor subunit — MNRKAIIFIALAVIAGSAVLYFWFASRPRTMVLTGLVTTNDVIVSSQIAGQIDKLLVTEGNVVKHGDLLVVIKPDELQADAAYYAHSAEGVAEQVKEGEAALRYQQRQTTDQIKQAEAVVSSVEAQRAAAEADAENARLIFERSEGLKSQGILSQGEYDQARTTYAAAQAKVDSFRKQADAQRATLALARANAEQNAVRLHQLDSSRQEQAAAAAQRTKADVRLAYTELRAPIGGLVDVRAVRAGEVVAAGQPLLTLINPDDLWVRADVEETYVDHVRLGDRLTVRLPSGKERPGVVFYRAADAAFATQRDVSRSKRDIKTFEIRLRVDNRDRGLAVGMTAYVILPPIS, encoded by the coding sequence ATGAACCGCAAGGCCATCATTTTCATCGCATTGGCCGTCATCGCGGGCTCCGCGGTCCTCTATTTCTGGTTCGCTTCGCGGCCCCGGACGATGGTCTTGACCGGGTTGGTGACCACGAACGACGTCATCGTCAGCTCGCAGATCGCCGGTCAGATCGACAAGCTCCTGGTCACCGAAGGCAACGTCGTGAAGCACGGAGACCTGCTCGTGGTGATCAAGCCGGACGAGCTGCAGGCCGACGCCGCCTACTACGCTCACAGCGCCGAGGGAGTCGCGGAGCAGGTGAAGGAGGGCGAGGCGGCGCTGCGGTATCAGCAGCGGCAGACCACCGATCAGATCAAGCAGGCGGAGGCTGTCGTTTCCTCCGTGGAGGCCCAGCGCGCCGCCGCCGAGGCGGACGCTGAGAACGCCCGGCTGATCTTCGAGCGCAGCGAAGGCCTGAAGAGCCAGGGTATCCTTTCCCAGGGTGAGTACGACCAGGCGCGCACAACCTACGCTGCGGCCCAGGCCAAAGTGGACTCGTTCCGGAAGCAGGCGGACGCCCAACGGGCCACCCTGGCGCTGGCCCGGGCGAACGCCGAACAGAACGCCGTCAGATTGCACCAGCTCGATTCGAGCCGCCAGGAGCAGGCGGCGGCCGCCGCGCAGCGGACGAAGGCCGACGTTCGGCTCGCCTACACCGAGCTGCGGGCCCCCATCGGCGGCTTGGTGGACGTGCGCGCCGTCCGCGCCGGCGAAGTGGTCGCCGCGGGCCAGCCGCTCCTGACTCTCATCAATCCGGACGATCTGTGGGTGCGCGCGGACGTAGAGGAGACTTATGTGGACCACGTGCGGCTCGGGGACCGTCTGACCGTGCGGCTCCCTTCGGGCAAGGAGCGCCCGGGGGTTGTCTTCTATCGCGCGGCCGACGCCGCGTTCGCCACGCAGCGCGACGTGAGCCGCTCCAAGCGGGACATCAAGACCTTCGAGATCCGCCTGCGCGTCGACAACCGGGACCGGGGCCTCGCCGTCGGCATGACGGCCTACGTGATCCTCCCGCCGATTTCCTGA
- a CDS encoding response regulator: MSHPAEASRPERLLRILHLEDDPNDAELIRKALPKAGQGLLVEQVSTRSEFARLLGRGAVDLILSDFALPDFDGLSALKLARERFPDVPFILVSGTIGEEAAIESLRSGATDYVLKHRLSRLGPAVSRALEEAAERRKRVDAEEALHREQRLSRLEEARRRRSEERLAAQFDMALALAKSTSLAEATPRILKSVCEVLECEYAALWEVDRQAKVLRCVEIWHPARIGFPQFEELSRRTTFAPGVGLPGRVWASGKPAWIQDVVEDANFPRAPAARREGLHGAYGLPIVLQGEVLGVMEFFSREIREPSSDLVAMLTTVGSQIVQFIEGKHREQELVERVRLTALGADIGMSLTQPGTLRDRLQRCAAAVVKHLDAAFARIWTLDQAGQVLELQASAGLYTHLDGAHSRVPVGKYKIGLIAEERQAHLTNDVLNDPRVGDREWAAREGMAAFAGHPLIARDHLVGVMALFARHPLSDYVLTALATIADNVALGIESEKIEAEREKLEIQFRQAQKMEAVGRLAGGVAHDFNNLLSVILGYGNLMLARSERSEGDRKSLQEMCKAAERAAGLTRQLLAFSRQQVLIPEIFDVRETVKELSKMLGRLIGEDVELQTHCCEEPCHVLADRGQVEQVIMNLVVNSRDAMPQGGKLCVEVRSVGVAAPIPHDHVTMPAGRYVMLEVIDTGTGMDSATQNRVFEPFFTTKEQGKGTGLGLATVYGIVKQSNGYIWVHSEPGKGTKFTIYLPLSQGQAKEAIPVPRGALLRGTGTILLVEDSEALRRLARHVLEDTGYTVLAASSGEEAERLAAGHSGRIDLLLVDVVMPGMNGRELAERLSSLRSEMQILYMSGYTNDAVLQHGIASEAVNFIQKPFTPSVMTRKVREILKQNPSF, from the coding sequence ATGAGTCACCCGGCGGAAGCGAGCCGACCCGAAAGACTGCTGCGGATTCTTCACCTGGAGGACGATCCGAATGACGCGGAGCTGATCCGGAAGGCTCTGCCGAAAGCGGGGCAGGGCCTCTTGGTCGAGCAGGTGTCGACACGAAGCGAGTTCGCGCGGCTCCTCGGCCGGGGAGCAGTCGACCTAATCCTCTCGGATTTCGCGCTGCCCGACTTCGACGGTCTTTCCGCCCTCAAGCTGGCGCGCGAAAGGTTCCCGGACGTTCCCTTCATCCTCGTGTCGGGAACGATCGGTGAGGAAGCCGCCATCGAAAGTCTGCGTAGTGGCGCGACGGACTACGTTCTGAAGCACCGGCTGTCCCGCCTGGGGCCTGCGGTCTCCCGCGCCCTCGAAGAAGCTGCGGAGCGCAGAAAGCGCGTCGACGCGGAAGAAGCGCTGCATCGGGAACAGCGATTGTCGCGCTTGGAGGAGGCCCGGCGCCGCCGGAGCGAGGAGCGGCTTGCGGCGCAGTTCGACATGGCTCTTGCTCTGGCCAAGTCGACCTCCCTGGCCGAAGCGACGCCGCGCATTTTGAAGTCGGTCTGCGAGGTACTCGAGTGTGAATATGCGGCGCTCTGGGAGGTGGACCGCCAGGCCAAAGTTCTGCGCTGCGTGGAGATCTGGCACCCCGCGCGGATCGGCTTCCCCCAGTTTGAGGAGCTGAGCCGACGGACGACCTTTGCTCCCGGCGTCGGGCTGCCCGGAAGGGTCTGGGCCAGCGGCAAGCCGGCTTGGATCCAGGACGTCGTGGAAGACGCCAACTTCCCGCGGGCCCCGGCGGCGAGGCGCGAAGGGCTGCATGGGGCCTATGGCCTGCCCATCGTGCTGCAGGGGGAAGTCCTGGGCGTTATGGAGTTTTTCAGCCGGGAGATCCGGGAGCCGAGCAGCGATCTGGTCGCGATGCTCACTACGGTGGGAAGTCAGATCGTCCAGTTCATCGAAGGGAAGCACCGCGAACAGGAGCTGGTGGAACGGGTGCGTCTGACCGCCCTTGGCGCGGACATCGGCATGTCCCTGACCCAGCCCGGCACCCTGCGCGACCGGTTGCAGCGCTGCGCCGCGGCCGTCGTGAAACACCTCGACGCGGCCTTCGCGCGCATCTGGACGCTCGACCAAGCCGGCCAAGTCCTGGAGCTCCAAGCCAGCGCGGGCCTCTACACGCACCTGGATGGCGCCCACAGCCGGGTGCCCGTGGGGAAGTACAAGATCGGCCTCATCGCCGAAGAGCGCCAGGCCCACTTGACGAACGACGTCCTCAATGACCCCCGAGTCGGGGATAGAGAATGGGCGGCGCGCGAGGGGATGGCCGCGTTCGCCGGTCATCCTCTCATCGCGCGGGATCATCTGGTCGGAGTGATGGCTCTATTCGCGCGGCACCCCTTGAGCGACTACGTCTTGACGGCCCTGGCGACCATCGCCGACAACGTCGCGCTGGGTATCGAAAGCGAGAAAATCGAGGCGGAACGCGAGAAGCTGGAGATCCAGTTCCGGCAGGCCCAGAAGATGGAAGCCGTGGGGCGTCTCGCCGGCGGAGTCGCCCACGACTTCAACAACCTGCTGAGTGTCATTCTCGGCTATGGCAACCTCATGCTGGCGCGATCGGAGCGCAGCGAAGGAGATCGCAAGAGCCTACAGGAAATGTGCAAGGCCGCCGAGCGCGCCGCAGGCTTGACGCGCCAGCTTCTCGCCTTCAGCCGCCAGCAGGTTCTGATCCCGGAGATCTTCGATGTTCGCGAGACCGTCAAGGAACTGTCGAAAATGCTGGGCCGGCTGATCGGCGAGGACGTCGAGCTGCAGACGCATTGTTGCGAGGAGCCCTGCCACGTATTGGCCGATCGTGGGCAGGTGGAGCAAGTCATCATGAACCTCGTGGTGAACTCGCGCGATGCCATGCCTCAGGGAGGAAAGCTGTGCGTCGAAGTCCGGAGCGTCGGAGTGGCTGCGCCGATTCCGCACGATCACGTGACCATGCCGGCAGGACGCTACGTGATGCTGGAAGTCATCGATACCGGAACCGGCATGGATTCCGCCACCCAAAACCGCGTTTTCGAGCCGTTCTTCACGACCAAGGAGCAGGGAAAGGGGACCGGCCTGGGACTCGCGACGGTGTACGGAATCGTCAAGCAGAGCAATGGCTACATCTGGGTGCACAGCGAGCCTGGCAAGGGAACGAAGTTCACAATCTATCTGCCGCTTTCCCAAGGGCAGGCGAAGGAGGCGATTCCCGTGCCGCGCGGCGCGCTCCTGCGCGGAACCGGCACGATCCTCCTGGTGGAAGATTCCGAAGCTCTGCGCCGTCTGGCCCGGCACGTGCTCGAGGATACCGGCTACACGGTTCTGGCCGCCTCCAGCGGCGAAGAAGCGGAACGTCTGGCAGCCGGCCATTCCGGCCGGATCGATCTGCTTCTCGTCGATGTCGTCATGCCTGGAATGAACGGCCGAGAACTGGCGGAGCGCTTGTCATCGTTGCGCTCCGAGATGCAGATCCTCTACATGTCGGGCTACACGAACGACGCGGTCTTGCAGCACGGGATCGCGTCGGAGGCGGTGAACTTCATCCAGAAACCGTTCACTCCGAGCGTCATGACGCGCAAAGTGCGCGAAATTCTGAAGCAGAATCCCTCCTTCTGA
- a CDS encoding ATP-binding protein, protein MRNAADRERVSRGEWLVGGGEMAKTIKAKDWSKTPLGPMDSWPQSLRTTVSLVQASNSPISLAWGPGHVQIYNDGYWPICGAKHPASMGQDFRECWASAFPVIGEAYATAWSGKSAYLEKMRMFLDRYGFLEETWFTFSFSPITDESGSVGGLFHPVTEMTSQMLTERRTKTLRELASRGARARTTEEAFALSAQVLAESDLDLPFVLFYLVEWDSRRARLIGQTGLEPGTDVSPKLIDLRSPVNRPWPVEEVTRTGLPCRIDSTGTLLAGRPVGPYPEIPKSAFALPIRQPGTDQPAAVMVAGVSSRLPMNEPYRGFYDLIGAAVGTALANARAYEVERKRAEALAEIDRAKTAFFSNVSHEFRTPITLILAPLEDELAERRDPLPAGRRERLETAHRNSLRLLKLVNTLLDFSRIEAGRIQATYEPTHLGEETAELASAFRSAVERAGLQLTVDCPPLPEPVYVDRQMWEKIVLNLVSNAFKHTFQGGIEIKLRWRENGAELSVHDTGVGIATEELPRIFERFHRVKGAQSRSHEGTGIGLALVKELVLQHGGEVRVESQEGKGSVFTVAIKAGRAHLPAERLQTDPRPASPGTGAAAYVEEALHWLPGAPAEIAMPSAGARPGAAPGQSAAAASQHRSSVLWADDNTDMREYVRRLLSQDYDVIAVADGVSALEMAKKQRPDIVLTDVMMPRLDGFGLLRELRADPSMRTVPVILLSARAGEEATLEGLQSGADDYLVKPFSARELQARVRTHLDMSRARLEWARRLEQANQELEAFSYSISHDLRTPLRHIQGFVELLREEAASALDENGSRYLGKIDASAKSMAKMIEDLLAFSHMGRREMRDTRVDMGRLVSEVKSELQEEARGRRIVWNIGPMPEVRGDAALLKLAVTNLLANAMKYTQNCEEARIEIASEAPRNEVVISVRDNGVGFDPRYAHRLFGVFQRLHETKEFEGTGIGLANVRRIVSRHGGRTWAHGEVGRGAAFFFSLPKAWDEEEGPAAADRLSEDLAGA, encoded by the coding sequence ATGCGGAACGCGGCCGATCGAGAGAGGGTTTCCCGGGGGGAGTGGCTCGTCGGTGGCGGCGAGATGGCTAAGACGATCAAGGCCAAGGATTGGTCCAAGACTCCTCTGGGTCCCATGGATTCCTGGCCGCAGAGCCTGCGGACCACCGTCAGCCTCGTGCAGGCCTCCAACTCGCCGATCTCCCTCGCCTGGGGCCCCGGCCACGTCCAGATCTACAACGATGGCTACTGGCCCATCTGCGGGGCCAAGCATCCTGCGTCGATGGGCCAGGACTTCCGCGAGTGCTGGGCTTCCGCCTTTCCCGTCATCGGGGAAGCCTACGCGACCGCCTGGTCGGGGAAGAGCGCCTACCTGGAAAAAATGCGGATGTTCCTGGACCGCTATGGCTTTCTGGAGGAGACGTGGTTCACGTTCTCGTTCAGCCCTATCACGGACGAATCGGGCTCGGTCGGCGGCCTCTTTCATCCGGTTACCGAGATGACCAGCCAGATGCTTACGGAGCGACGCACCAAGACGCTTCGTGAGCTCGCCAGCCGCGGGGCCCGGGCCCGGACCACGGAAGAGGCGTTCGCGCTGTCGGCTCAGGTGCTTGCCGAATCCGACCTGGATTTGCCGTTCGTCTTGTTCTATCTGGTGGAGTGGGACTCACGCCGCGCCCGGCTCATCGGCCAGACAGGACTGGAGCCTGGAACCGACGTGAGCCCGAAGCTCATCGATCTGCGCTCGCCGGTCAATCGTCCCTGGCCCGTGGAGGAGGTGACGCGCACGGGACTGCCGTGCCGGATCGACTCCACGGGGACGCTGCTCGCTGGCCGGCCAGTCGGTCCTTACCCTGAGATTCCGAAATCGGCGTTCGCCCTGCCCATTCGCCAGCCGGGCACCGACCAGCCCGCCGCCGTCATGGTGGCGGGCGTCAGCTCGCGGCTGCCCATGAACGAGCCCTACCGCGGCTTCTACGACCTGATCGGCGCGGCCGTGGGTACGGCCTTGGCCAATGCGCGGGCCTACGAGGTGGAGCGCAAGAGAGCCGAGGCGCTGGCCGAAATTGATCGGGCGAAGACGGCGTTCTTTTCCAACGTGAGTCACGAATTCCGTACGCCGATCACGCTGATCCTGGCCCCGCTCGAGGACGAGCTCGCCGAACGCCGGGACCCCTTGCCGGCCGGGCGCCGCGAACGGCTGGAGACGGCGCACCGCAACAGTCTCCGGCTCCTGAAGCTGGTGAACACCCTGCTGGATTTCTCGCGCATCGAAGCGGGGCGGATTCAGGCCACGTACGAGCCGACGCATCTGGGAGAGGAGACGGCGGAGCTTGCCAGCGCGTTTCGCTCGGCGGTGGAAAGAGCCGGACTGCAGCTCACGGTCGATTGCCCTCCCTTGCCCGAGCCCGTCTACGTGGACCGGCAGATGTGGGAGAAGATCGTCCTGAATCTCGTCTCGAACGCTTTCAAACACACCTTCCAGGGCGGCATCGAGATCAAGCTGCGGTGGCGCGAGAATGGCGCGGAGCTTTCCGTCCACGATACCGGAGTGGGCATTGCAACGGAGGAGCTGCCGCGGATCTTCGAGCGCTTTCATCGCGTCAAGGGAGCCCAGTCACGGTCGCACGAAGGGACCGGGATCGGCCTGGCGCTCGTGAAGGAGCTGGTTCTACAGCACGGGGGAGAAGTCCGAGTCGAGAGCCAGGAGGGCAAAGGCAGCGTCTTCACGGTCGCCATCAAGGCGGGGCGCGCTCACCTTCCGGCGGAGCGCCTGCAGACCGATCCCAGGCCCGCCTCCCCGGGGACCGGGGCGGCCGCCTACGTCGAGGAAGCTCTGCATTGGCTGCCCGGCGCGCCGGCCGAGATTGCCATGCCATCCGCCGGAGCGAGGCCGGGCGCCGCTCCCGGCCAATCCGCGGCGGCCGCTTCCCAGCACCGATCGAGCGTTCTCTGGGCCGACGACAACACCGACATGCGTGAATACGTCCGGCGGCTGCTGTCGCAGGATTACGACGTGATCGCGGTCGCCGACGGCGTCTCGGCGCTCGAGATGGCGAAGAAACAACGACCCGACATCGTTCTGACGGACGTCATGATGCCGCGGCTGGACGGATTCGGCCTTCTCCGGGAGCTGCGAGCCGATCCCTCGATGCGGACCGTTCCGGTCATCCTTCTCTCGGCGCGCGCCGGGGAGGAGGCGACTCTCGAAGGCCTCCAATCGGGCGCCGACGATTATCTCGTCAAGCCCTTCTCCGCTCGCGAGCTTCAGGCCCGGGTGCGGACGCACCTCGACATGAGCCGCGCCCGCCTCGAATGGGCCAGGCGCCTGGAGCAGGCGAACCAAGAGCTGGAGGCCTTCAGCTATTCCATATCGCACGATCTGCGAACGCCGCTACGTCACATCCAGGGATTCGTCGAGCTGCTCCGGGAAGAGGCCGCTTCGGCTCTCGACGAGAACGGGAGTCGATATCTGGGCAAGATCGACGCTTCCGCGAAGAGCATGGCGAAGATGATCGAGGACCTGCTTGCGTTTTCGCACATGGGCCGCCGCGAGATGCGCGATACCAGGGTGGATATGGGCCGCCTGGTCTCCGAAGTGAAGAGCGAGCTTCAGGAGGAGGCGAGAGGACGCCGGATCGTGTGGAACATCGGACCCATGCCGGAGGTCCGGGGAGATGCGGCGCTGCTCAAGCTGGCCGTGACCAATTTGCTCGCCAACGCGATGAAGTACACGCAGAATTGTGAGGAAGCCCGCATCGAGATCGCCTCGGAGGCTCCCCGGAACGAAGTCGTGATCTCCGTGCGGGACAACGGCGTCGGCTTCGATCCGCGGTACGCCCATAGGCTGTTCGGCGTCTTCCAGCGGCTTCACGAAACGAAGGAATTCGAAGGCACCGGGATCGGTCTGGCGAACGTGCGGCGGATCGTCAGCCGGCACGGTGGAAGGACGTGGGCCCACGGAGAGGTCGGCCGGGGCGCCGCGTTCTTCTTTTCACTTCCCAAGGCGTGGGACGAGGAGGAAGGACCCGCGGCCGCGGACCGGCTCTCCGAAGACCTGGCAGGAGCATGA